A genome region from Solanum pennellii chromosome 12, SPENNV200 includes the following:
- the LOC107005688 gene encoding probable glutathione peroxidase 8 isoform X3, giving the protein MAGQPEKKPQSVYDFTLKDATGNDVDLSIYKGKVLIIVNVASKCGMTNSNYTELNQLYEKYKDQGLEILAFPCNQFGEEEPGTNDQILDFVCTRFKSDFPIFDKIEVNGENASPLYKFLKSGKWGIFGDDIQWNFAKFLVDKNGQVVDRYYPTTSPLTIERDMKKLLETI; this is encoded by the exons ATGGCCGGCCAACCGGAGAAGAAGCCACAATCTGTCTATGACTTTACTCTAAAG GACGCGACAGGAAATGATGTAGACCTTAGTATCTACAAAGGAAAAGTACTAATTATCGTGAATGTTGCTTCCAAATG CGGGATGACTAACTCAAACTACACGGAACTCAACCAATTATATGAGAAGTACAAAGATCAAG GGCTGGAAATATTGGCATTTCCGTGCAATCAATTTGGTGAGGAAGAGCCTGGGACCAACGATCAGATTTTAGACTTTGTTTGTACTCGTTTTAAGTCAGACTTTCCTATCTTTGACAAG ATTGAAGTGAACGGCGAAAATGCATCTCCTCTTTATAAATTCTTGAAATCAGGCAAATGGGGAATATTTGGGGATGATATTCAGTGGAATTTCGCTAAGTTCTTGGTTGATAAGAACGGTCAAGTTGTTGATCGTTATTATCCAACCACGTCTCCTCTGACTATCGAG AGGGATATGAAAAAGCTTCTTGAAACTATATAG
- the LOC107005278 gene encoding glutathione S-transferase T1-like, with amino-acid sequence MSLKVYVDRLSQPSRAILIFCKLNGIEFEEVNIDLAKGQHRTPEYQEVNIMKQVPAIVHDTFKLFESHAILRYLASAFPETADHWYPKDLQKRANVECVLDWHHANLRRGSAGYVFNTILAPAFGLPLNPQAAAEGKNLLSASLATIDTYWLQKDGSFLLGNSQPSLADLSLVCEIMQLEFLDEKDREGLLSPHKNVLKWIDDVKSATAPYFDEIHATLFKVSEIFQKQRAGGASS; translated from the exons ATGTCTCTCAAAGTTTACGTCGATCGTCTTTCTCAACCTTCTCGTGCTATTCTCATCTTTTGCAA ATTAAATGGAATTGAATTTGAAGAGGTTAATATTGATCTTGCTAAAGGTCAACATCGCACTCCTGAATATCAAG AAGTTAATATCATGAAGCAAGTACCAGCCATAGTTCATGATACTTTTAAGCTTTTCGAAAG TCATGCGATTCTTAGATATCTAGCTTCTGCATTTCCGGAAACTGCTGATCATTG GTATCCAAAAGACCTGCAGAAAAGAGCAAATGTAGAATGTGTCTTGGATTGGCACCATGCTAACTTACGTCGTGGTTCAG CGGGATATGTCTTTAACACTATACTGGCACCTGCATTTGGATTGCCTTTGAATCCACAAGCTGCTGCAGAAGGTAAAAATCTCCTTTCTGCATCTCTTGCAACGATTGACACCTATTGGCTGCAGAAAGACGGAAGCTTTTTGCTTGGAAATTCCCAACCTTCCCTTGCAGATCTTAGCTTAGTTTGTGAGATTATGCAACTCGAG TTTCTTGACGAGAAGGATCGTGAGGGTCTATTAAGCCCGCACAAGAACGTGTTGAAGTGGATTGACGATGTGAAGAGTGCCACAGCACCTTATTTCGATGAAATACATGCAACTCTCTTCAAAGTTAGCGAGATCTTTCAGAAGCAGCGAGCTGGTGGAGCAAGCAGCTAG